Proteins encoded by one window of Sus scrofa isolate TJ Tabasco breed Duroc chromosome 12, Sscrofa11.1, whole genome shotgun sequence:
- the LOC110255888 gene encoding extensin-like, which yields MSPPTTFLIHGQFVTGSASSLTRRARQKEEPGCLNPEPGLPFPARPPKSQPDAFPGTPPPPLPPTTHPEISRSHLKQESPRAGPPGHDTSKAHQEFRDDWLIFIPQLCTKQFYRAVPVFSEALFAPRSTGWAFLVDKVQARAGEDSCPFTKGCDTALPPQTHTHAHTIHTHTCTPPTTHVPPGRTPHTSLMNPPPPTHTSPTVPAHPHPTHAQSIPGSLSPHPTQTHNPLTYTFHTPREPPPPTSSPTAHVFTHTPQHTPKDLTLTWPPPSIHPVLTHTPSHLPGTYEKHTPREANTPTPAPATRAKGMEGAQA from the coding sequence ATGTCACCTCCGACCACGTTCCTGATTCACGGGCAGTTTGTAACTGGCTCTGCCAGTTCCCTGACTCGCAGAGCACGGCAAAAGGAAGAGCCCGGCTGCCTGAATCCAGAGCCCGGCTTGCCCTTCCCAGCTCGTCCTCCAAAGTCTCAGCCGGATGCGTTtcctgggaccccccccccaccgctgCCCCCCACAACCCACCCTGAGATAAGCAGGTCACATCTCAAGCAGGAGTCACCCAGGGCAGGGCCACCTGGTCATGACACCTCCAAGGCCCACCAGGAGTTTCGGGATGACTGGCTCATTTTTATCCCTCAACTGTGTACCAAGCAATTTTATCGCGCGGTCCCGGTATTTTCCGAAGCTTTGTTTGCTCCCCGCTCTACTGGCTGGGCCTTTCTGGTAGATAAAGTCCAGGCAAGGGCGGGAGAGGACTCTTGTCCTTTCACAAAAGGGTGTGACACGGCACTGcccccacaaacacacacgcacgcacacaccatacacacacacacctgcacccCTCCCACCACACACGTCCCCCCAGGACGCACCCCTCACACATCCCTCATGaacccacccccccccacacacacctctccCACGGTCCCCGCACACCCACACCCAACACACGCACAGTCTATCCCAGGTTCActctccccacaccccacacAAACCCACAATCCTCTCACCTACACCTTCCACACACCTCGAGAGCCCCCGCCCCCGACGTCCTCCCCCACTGCACAcgtgttcacacacacaccccaacacacACCTAAAGACCTCACACTCACATGGCCTCCACCCTCCATCCACCCTGTTCTCACACACACGCCCTCACACCTACCAGGCACGTACGAGAAACACACACCCAGAGAAGCGAACACACCCACTCCTGCTCCCGCGACCAGAGCCAAAGGCATGGAAGGTGCACAGGCCTGA